The nucleotide sequence GTTTTGATGAACAACGAGCAAATTACTATAGTTTCAACGAGGCTTAGATAATTTCCAATTTCATTAAACTTACTTTTTACTACTTATGTTAATTTCTACAAAATAATTGGAAGAGGGTTCAGGCTGAAGAAGGGACCAATTTCTAACCCACGGCAATGAGAAAGCGTTGCATATTGAAGTGAACATACCAGCTTATTTATGTGCAATTAGATCAGACAAGACGTTGTGGTCACTACAGTGAATCGAAGCTTTGATGGGATGAATGAATTCAAGTCTCGGTAAATGCTGAACGGGTTGAAAGTTCGTACAAAGTTTACTATGACCCCCTAGCCTTGCACACACCCACATATATGCACAAGCTTAGGTATTCGGGTCAGGGCTTTCTATTCCAGTGAAAGTTAAAAATGGCGAAAGGTGACACTTATGTTGAAGGTGAAGGCACGGTTTACTCTGCAAGGGAAAGGAACGGATTGTTTGTCAAGTATCCTGTACTTGTAATCGCCATCATCTTGTTATTGGTGTTATTCATAATCATTATAATAGTGGTCTATTTCCTTCACCCGGGCTGGGGCTGTCCAAGTGCAGACGACAATGGCCTGCCAACTGTACAGCCACAGATACACAAACCATTCGAAGGTAGATTACCAGACACTCTCAAACCAACCAACTACAGAATTAAGATCCAGCCATACCTGGACGAAGAAGACGGTGATAAACGGTTCTTATTTGACGGCGAAGTTGATATTTCTATGAACTGTGAGAAATCGACCAATGTTATTAAATTACATGCAGTGAAACTGAACATTGATGAAGACACGGTGAGAGTCAATGAAATCGACACCAATGAAGACATAGGTGTGAAGGATATCTCCACGGATGAGGAATACGATTTCTTTATCGTAAAAACTAAGACGAAATTGCAAAGTGGCAAGAAATATAAGATTTCTATGAACTACGTTGGAATTCTAAATAATACAGACATTGTTGCACTTTATCTGAATACCTATCAGGTTGGAAACGAGACAAGGTAAGGTATACATAATCATACGTAATTTATGtctgtaccaccaccaccaccaccaccaccaccaccaccaccaccaccactgcttGCTCTGAAACAGTATTGTCTTGCAGACAATCCTACAGGTTTttgaaattgtgaatgtaaCACATGGTTTGTTACTAGAATCATGATATACATCAATACCACGATTGATCATAGGGGATCGGAgcatttgtgaaatattttaattttaccaGTACTAGATATCACAATGCACTCCCGGTATTAGCCTTCCGAGCATAGGGAGACCTTCGTCGGGTTGCTTTTTGGTTTTTAGTAACAATTCGATAAACAATCTACCAAACTATATGTCAGATAACcaaaaatattcatcagcttggtagctcaaatgatttacaaagatcataacgcacaagcagttcaaggttcaaagttcaaagtttttagcattgagctttcgatctgtcttttGTCGATGATCCTcgtcagaatgacaaattctagTTAAACTCCCTAGTTACGTCTGACCACtgggtggcggtatgatcagcgGGTTGCAGacagtggtcagctgtaacaataatacattaatttgacaaatgataaaaaatgataGTAAACAGACATGTTACACACCGTGGAGATTTAGGTCACTGAACAGACATACGTGCATGACAATACTAGTGCTGTTTAGCTCTAGACATTCGCTGAAGCTCAAGCTATGaatttaaagtatatatatcatGATTTGTATATATACCAACCGATACATGAAGTTTAAAACAGAAAGCTTTTTTGAAGTACAATTTCTATGAACTAGAGTGATTTTTACCATTTACTTAATTGTTCAAACTTTGTTCATCTAACGAACTCTTATTACTTGTACAACGTTTGGTCAGGTATGTGTTAGCAAGTCAACTGGATACCGTGTATAGTCGTCGAGTATTTCCGTCATTCGATGAACCAGCAATGAAAGCTACCTTCGATATCATCATCAAACATCGAACCACCAGATCAGCTTTGTCAAATATGCCGGTAATCAGGAACGAGACTAACGGTGACTGGAACACTGCGTACTTCGACACTACTCCGATTATGTCCAATTATTTGGTGGCTGTAGTTGTATCGGACTTTGTCTACAAAGAAAAGACAACAAAGAAGGGAGTTAAGGTAGCGTAACGTTTGAGTAGGTATGCTGTTTTGTTTTGCAATGGTAGCCTTGACTTGCTTGACTGTGAAGTAATAGATTACGAAAGATGCAAGTGGCAACACAAAAAATATGACAGATTGTGTACGGCCTTCGTGTAGTGATTTAATGATGCACCAGGATTCTTCTTTATCCGACACCCGTCTAATATGTGTTTGTGACGTGAATGTATATGAAAACGTTTACAAATTACGTTCATGTTACCCTGTATACCAACAAGTAATGTTCTATAGACGATTTtacggttccaagatgcattgcgcgagaggtTGTCGCTTACGTTCTTAAATTTATTCTTgctttattacgtttgaaataacattttcatcaggaaatgatggaaatacaTGTTGTAGTTAGCTCTACCATGCGTTCAATGAAAAATGACTGATTACACAACACCAACTCAATTATGGTAGTTTATTTATAGCACAGATTGATAATGTTCATTATGTGCCTTAGATTCGTTTGTGGTCAAGACAAGAATTGATAGAGACTGTCTACTTCAGCCTCGACTTAGGACTTCAAACAGTTGAATATTTCGAAGAGCTATGGAATATATCATATTCTTTGCCGAAACTAGGTAAGTAAATCTGACATATAAACTAGGattttacaggagaaatgagGATGTCTTGGTGTTTTATTCATGAGACACGATGTCTTTTTACATACACCGTACCGGCAACTTCAAATTGAAGAGAACCTTAAGTTAAAGGTGTGGGAtgtgaaagtaaacaatttaAGTCTATGTTTAATGTTTTCAGCAGAAGCCTGTTCCTAATTCACTTTAAAGAATAACAGTACTTTTTATCACGTCTTTTCAGTGTGATTGAGTAAAGGATCCTGCTATGTGTGTTGTCTCTCTGGGCTTGTTGCTCTAGTCTGAGTTGAATTATGTCTATATTTACCATGAGTGAAACTCAAACGACAACTTCATTTCTCGTGTAATAGCGAACAACATTGAGGATCGAGTAGGTCGTGTCATGATTGGAGTGAGTACTGTGTAGCATGATatgatcaatgtataaaatatgaccACTCAATGAATTAGTGACCCACTCCGAATATATAATTTGGAGAATCGTTTCTCAATTGGCaaaattattcataattattgaGTTTAATTTGCAAGAATATCGATTCTCGAGACTTGACTACTCAGGACCCCTTCTAAACTTAGTCTATTAAATCGTTGTTAACAGACATGGTCGCTCTACCCGCGTTCAAGTTTGGAGCTATGGAGAATTGGGGTTTGATTCTGTATCGAGAAAAGTACATGTTATATGATAAAGCTGTCCATACACCAGTTACAGCCCAACGAGTTGCAAATCTTGTTACTCACGAACTCGTGCATATGGTAAGAAACTGACTGCCAGACAAAACTGACAAATGGACGAATATTGGGGACGGAgagatatagacagacagacagacagacagacagacagacagacagagggaccAACATTCACAAGATATATTGACGAAGATGCAAATTGACTTTCCTGATGAATACTTCATTGCATTTCTTGATTATCGAAATTTGATGAAAGTATTCAATAGTTCAATATGTTAATGTTTCTCTGGTGAAGATCATTGCGTGCATATCTTTGTTTACACAGTGaacattttaatatgcaaattgatacAGGTGCAGCCAACAGGCAAATTTATGGTTTTTATTTGCgatatgttgtttcagaccaaaagCGATGTTTTTGATAGAAtcgccacccccccccccccaataaaatTGCGGGAGGGTATTTAGCTATTTTTATGTTCCCtcccactggtggtgaaggatatctgcccCCCCTCCATCCTTCCATCTGGATTTCAATTTGCCCGCCAACCCACTGCCCACCCAATATTGAGAATTATTTACTCACTCTCCACCATGACAACATTAATTTGCgctttccactataccaacaattcattttggcGTACACAATGAGCGTCACCTTATAGACATCATTAAATGTTTTCCACTCCCATTGCATTAAAATCAGGACGTCTTTCTCGTTTGCTCCCCTCCCGCTACCGATCGAAAAAAATTGCCCGCCCGCTAAACGAATTGTGTAAGAACagtttttttgggtttttttttgcaagaaCAGCTTCGTTGACTGCACCGAGTCCTGTTGATATActtgtttttataattttttttttgttcggCAGTGGTACGGTAATTTGGTTACCAAGGCGTGGTGGAGTGATACATGGTTAAACGAAGGTTTTGCCagacattttcaatttgttcCCGTCGATCAATTCCTACCTGAGTGGGACATCGTAAGTTTTTCATCAtctcaatatatacatgtatatgtacaaatgttttaaattataaCAATATCCTTATATGTAAAGTATCATTGTATGCActcaatttaaataaaaaatggaATGCACACTGGGTCAAtgaagtttttttatttttttttttatactttttcCTTACAACACGTTTGTTGAACATGCACAAGTAGTTTCGATTTGATGGTtcggttgattgattgattgattgattgattgattgattgattgattgagtgagtgattgagtgattgattgattgattatttcgTAGATAGGGTTTGATGGCTGTCAATAAATGTACACAGCACTTACTACAGCGACTATGTATACCTCAACTTGTACTACTCCTGTACGTACTACTAGTTCACTTTCTTGTTAGAGTAAATGTTTATGGACTCTTTGTGGTTTACCGTAATGAAAGACAACTTCTACCAAGACTAAACTAGTCTATTTTTTGGGAACAGTACATGCACACCCCTGATATTGCTTGCCCGCTGTGAACATTTGTGATTCATTTCCAAAAGagtttgactctgtgagtacaGATGTTCTCTTGCGTGTATTTTGCTCATTTTAGTATGACCAGTTTTACCAGGACCGTGTGACCTTCAAGTCTTTTAACAATGATGCAAGTAGTGATTCACATGCCACTGTACGACCTGAAATCGGATGGGAGGACGATCTATGGAGCCAATTCGATACCAGGGTCTATGAAAGAGTGAGTTACAAAGTTCGAAGTATACgctggtgggggtgggggtgggggtggtgaaTATTTATTTCCACAGATCTGGGGTGGTGACATTTGTTCCCCAGGTGCACAGGCATGAGGATTTAGAACGACCTTTCTGCTAGACTAAAATATACGTCATGTCGTTCAGCTCTAACCTGTCTTCTCTAGAGTGCTGACTCATAGAGCGACACAACACGTCCTATCACACAGACTACTACCACCACTTTGCAGGAACATAGTCACAATACAGTACATTTGTTTTTGCACTGAAATATATAATGTTACAAAATTCCCATCGTGCATCACATGCACGTTGTAGTCAATGTCAACTTATAATACTCTTTTTTGCAGGGTTCCCACATAATCATGATGATGCGTAGTTTCCTAGGAGACACCATTATTTTCAAAGGATTCAGAAACTACCTCAAGAAGCATATTTATGGCAGTGTATACAGCTACGACTTATGGGCTGCACTTACTGAGGTATTAATTGCACTTTGGTTAAATTAATTACACACATTTTagattaatgaaaaaaatgggttAATAATGTAAcgcttgtgtgtgtgtatatatatcttGTACTACCAGTGCATGCATGCTAATTTGTTATTGGcttacatttatgtatttatcattAGAACATCTTAAGattgttatatttgtaattacaaaaataatagaATCCTTAGCTACCATTAACTATGAATTACATTTTTAGACATGAAAAGTACCTCATTTTTATGGGTGAgccaaaaaaatacattatagtGTTGCGTATGGTTAATATAATGGTGATATTGATTCACATGTTcgaatttgaaaataatcatcAAAAGTAAGATTAGCCAGCTCTTTCAAGGTTGTTTGCAAGTCTTAGGACCTGGTATTTCTTACAGATGTCATCCTTATTTTCCTGGTTATCATTTGGCGTGTTTGGTATTGTATCGCCACATTCCTCTTTTATCCGTTCGTTACACGTATAATCTGTTGTCTCATCATTATATTTGCTCTTGTCATTTATATTTCCACGTGTATTATATTGAGAAGTTGATACTGACATTGTatcaatacaaaattaaaaggTACATATATTTCGCCACATCACTCCTCGAATGGTTTGGTTAAGAATTACACGTGTAGTTTGCTTAATACATTTCAGACGGCCAAGGAATCTGGTGTCAATATTGACATGAAAGAAGTGATGGATCCATGGCTGTTACAACTTGGCTTTCCAGTGgttactatcacacgtaaagaTGACACTACGGCAACCATCGAACAGAAAATGTTTGTGTTGGATCGTGAAGATGAAATCCCTGACGCCCCGGGAGATTTAGAGTAAGTACATACACGAgtgtatataaattattttaaatgtgATCAAAAATATCGCACTGAAGACTACACCCAGTGCAAATTGAGTAAGATATCACTTTACCAAAGTTTTTAAAATGAACTTTAACACACTCTATCTTTCCCAGCTACATTTGGTATATTCCCTTGACATATATACATGCTGGTCAACCACTGACACCTTCAAATGGTCCCTCGTTGGCATGGTTGAACGGAACATTAACAGGTAAATATGTGGTGATCTTAGATTAACAATGTTTTTGCCTGGATAAATTACTCTACTGCGATGCAAGAAGAACAAAAATATGCAAGTATTATTGTGCATGAACCATAAGCAATcaaacaaaatatcagttgTGATATACTGAGACAGTATCAAGTATAGaatatgtaatgtattcaatgtaAAACTATTgactgaaatatttgaatacgGGAAGTCATTTTCAATGGGACAACAATTGTCACTTTTAAGCATTTCATCGAACAAATAGTATAGCTAGCATCAGGAACATGCTGCCAAATGTTCCTCAAGTGTCGGTCAGATCTGATGGTTCGATGCCAGGAAGTGACATTACTTTAATTTTGTTGATGTAGTTAGAAGATGCTTCTACTTCTTAAGAATGCACGGTGTCTCCGCAATTCACTCCAGTACCCCCCTACTTGTGAAACTTTCCTTAATGAGAGAGTCTGTGATCGGCTCCTTGAGGTATGTTAGctttgtatgtattttcataatttatattgtgtaagctttttaaaaaaaaaaatacaaaatgtcctTCCAGGTGCCATCAATTTAAACGGTGCAACAGCTGATGATTGGGTACTTGGGAATATCTACCAACATGGTTACTACAGAGTTAACTATGACCTTGATAACTGGAATAAACTGATTTCACAACTTGCTACAGATCATGAGAAAATACCAATACAGAACAGGGCTGCATTGATCGATGACGTTTTCCATCTCGCGAGATCAGGTGACGTTGACGCTATGTTGGCATTTCAAGTCGCTGACTATCTCCGAAACGAAGATAACTATTCACCATGGAAAGCAGCAATTTCCAATCTAGGTTACATTCAAAAAATGCTTGAGAAAACGCCTTCATACGGCAACCTTGAGGTATTGCACCCTTCTCTCCTAGTCATATACTAATGTTACTACCACGTGCATGCAGTGAAATTTGGACTCTAAAAGCACTAACAATTTGAAATAGGGAGATATGAACTTTTGGTGGCACAAttctttaaattaaaaaaattaccaGCTTTATTTTAGCACAATGGCTTTCAATGAACATAATTCTCTAAAACAATACCACTAGCTCGATAGCCCTGCAAAACAATAACTATAATTCTTGAAACAAGCTTCCTTGAAAACACCCCATATTGAGAAATCACCCTTCATgctaatgtaatgtaatgtaagtgaCGTCATGTTATTCATTGCATATgattaatatacttgtaaactgTCTTGTCAGATGAcaaggacatacatgtacatttcatatgaTGCACTATGCTGGTGGTCCCTATATGCCTTATATAGATGATGCAATGTACAAGatatatagtgtacatgtatatgtaatagtaATGATAAATGGAAtagactagtgtcattttaaGATTGAAAAGATTGCATGCAATTCATGATAACTTTTTAAAGTGATACAATTGTGGGAAAGTTATTACATAAGTGTAGAGTATGATTGATATAAATCTATATTTACAACAGCACTTCTTTAGACTTGACGATCATAAGCTTAATGACAGTAAACCTGTCTCAGTTAATAATCATATATATGTTGACGTGACAAATGAAATCAAACTACTATCCTGATAATATATAGTGAGTGGCATACAGGCTCATCACAATGGACAAGCCCCCGGTATAGAATTAAAGATATAGATTCATAAACATATCACAACACGCCACACCAAAGTTACTTTTTAGGTTatttcatccatttttttttagatttatgGTCGAGAGCTGATAAAACCTATTTATGATCTTTATGGATGGAATTTTAAAGAATCCGATAACGATGACGAAAACCATGTCAAATAGTAAGTTAACTACATGCATTGGTACTATACTAGTTATTACATGTAGCACGTTTTACAAGTCACATAAAGTATCTGTTGACCGGAAAAAATTCTAGACAGTCTAGAGTAAATACCAGTTTAAATAAACGCGcagtactttttttttattttgaaaaacaaaacaaaaaaactttaGGGTTTATAAAATTGCAAACTTACCAAAGTGGTACGCAAATAGATCGttgtgtaaatttcatttccatttttggCCCAGAACAGTCATAGGATTCAAGTTAAAAACACATTAGTTACCTTGCTAAGAATTTGACATGCTCTAAAATCGGCgaaaacttaaaaaaataacaaattgctGAAGAGATGAACAACCAGAATTCTATCTCAAATTCAACACCCAATTGTTGAACCTATTAGTCAAAATGTGCCGTTGGCGGCGTTGGTAATGATAATTAGATTTAATTGGCGTTGTTTATGTTACAGTCACCTTAAGGTAGAAGCCATTAAATTATCGTGTGACTTCAACTATGGGGATTGTGTAAAAGAAGCGAAACGTGTTTACTCTGAATGGATGGAAGACAAAGAGAACAACCGGTAAATACACTAAAAGTCTTGACGAACGTCACCGTCACTTTTTGATGaagatttcaaaacaaaactgaagaacAAATTAAAATCACTTATTGATCAAAGATAGAAATTCATTatctttaaatatttaaatgattttttcaagtgaccagtatttatttatttttaagttgttctattgttttaagttttgtaATTATATTCTTTTCTCTTTATAAATACATACCTGTAATTTTCATTGACATATATTAATGCAAATACATGACATGCGCAAAACGTACAAAAAATTGCGAAAATAGATTATTTCAATACGTAACCAGAAAAGGTGACACAAACCCTGTGGTGTAAAGACTGCTAAAATACAACCATATCGTTATAGTGAATGTTTTCAAAAACTGTGTTTTTAACTGAACACATTTTGTTCTTTTGTCTAATTTAACTAATTCCTCCAGAATCCCTCAAGATGTAAGAGCGTTGACGCTGTGTACCGCCATTAGACATGGCGGACAAGATGATTGGGATTTCGCCTACCGGGAACTCAAAAAGACGACAGACCATTCACTCACAGATGACATCACAAGTGGTTTAGCTTGTACAGAGCAAGTGTGGTTGCTACAGAAGTATTTAAATGATTATTTCCGACGATACATAAACGAAACTGTGGTAGTTTTTGAGGGGGACGCTGGCATGATTC is from Glandiceps talaboti chromosome 1, keGlaTala1.1, whole genome shotgun sequence and encodes:
- the LOC144433417 gene encoding aminopeptidase N-like — its product is MAKGDTYVEGEGTVYSARERNGLFVKYPVLVIAIILLLVLFIIIIIVVYFLHPGWGCPSADDNGLPTVQPQIHKPFEGRLPDTLKPTNYRIKIQPYLDEEDGDKRFLFDGEVDISMNCEKSTNVIKLHAVKLNIDEDTVRVNEIDTNEDIGVKDISTDEEYDFFIVKTKTKLQSGKKYKISMNYVGILNNTDIVALYLNTYQVGNETRYVLASQLDTVYSRRVFPSFDEPAMKATFDIIIKHRTTRSALSNMPVIRNETNGDWNTAYFDTTPIMSNYLVAVVVSDFVYKEKTTKKGVKIRLWSRQELIETVYFSLDLGLQTVEYFEELWNISYSLPKLDMVALPAFKFGAMENWGLILYREKYMLYDKAVHTPVTAQRVANLVTHELVHMWYGNLVTKAWWSDTWLNEGFARHFQFVPVDQFLPEWDIYDQFYQDRVTFKSFNNDASSDSHATVRPEIGWEDDLWSQFDTRVYERGSHIIMMMRSFLGDTIIFKGFRNYLKKHIYGSVYSYDLWAALTETAKESGVNIDMKEVMDPWLLQLGFPVVTITRKDDTTATIEQKMFVLDREDEIPDAPGDLDYIWYIPLTYIHAGQPLTPSNGPSLAWLNGTLTGAINLNGATADDWVLGNIYQHGYYRVNYDLDNWNKLISQLATDHEKIPIQNRAALIDDVFHLARSGDVDAMLAFQVADYLRNEDNYSPWKAAISNLGYIQKMLEKTPSYGNLEIYGRELIKPIYDLYGWNFKESDNDDENHVKYHLKVEAIKLSCDFNYGDCVKEAKRVYSEWMEDKENNRIPQDVRALTLCTAIRHGGQDDWDFAYRELKKTTDHSLTDDITSGLACTEQVWLLQKYLNDYFRRYINETVVVFEGDAGMIPTTLSTVDEPIDFYTVIKKVLDQSTVGHMVAKEFSIQHFDDLYSRDADGSKAFPLIWELADRMNSKSQQMQLEDFARKYNDMPEDQVKEFYKAQRKVKANIRWMDRNYENLKQWLKSKTRE